One Terriglobales bacterium genomic window carries:
- a CDS encoding heme exporter protein CcmB produces the protein MSTAGVARNRTSAPGFFDILRVTLAKDLRLEWRSKDAINSMLFFALLVVVIFSFSFDLTAEESRRIAGGLVWVALLFAAVVALNQTWARELRNQVLDAYRVSPAPAESLFLAKAFGNFLFVIILEALMAPLFVVFYNLRSVGPAYQLAIASALGTWALVVNGTFFAAMSIRTRSREVMLPLLLFPISIPALLAMVAATTAVLTGDSSPYLPLVFLAVYDIVFTIVGFFLFETVLQAE, from the coding sequence ATGAGCACCGCCGGCGTCGCTCGGAACCGGACTTCCGCTCCCGGGTTCTTCGATATTCTTCGCGTCACCCTCGCCAAGGACCTGCGCCTGGAGTGGCGTTCCAAGGACGCCATCAACTCCATGCTGTTTTTTGCCCTGCTCGTGGTCGTGATCTTCAGCTTTTCTTTTGACCTTACCGCCGAAGAATCGCGACGCATCGCCGGCGGGTTGGTCTGGGTAGCCCTGCTGTTTGCCGCCGTCGTCGCGTTGAACCAGACCTGGGCCCGCGAACTTCGCAACCAGGTGTTGGACGCCTACCGCGTCTCGCCCGCGCCCGCCGAATCTCTCTTCCTGGCCAAAGCATTCGGCAATTTCCTGTTTGTCATCATCCTGGAAGCGCTCATGGCGCCGCTGTTCGTCGTCTTCTACAACTTGCGCAGCGTCGGACCCGCTTACCAGCTTGCCATCGCCTCTGCTTTAGGCACATGGGCGCTCGTCGTGAACGGCACTTTTTTTGCCGCCATGTCTATCCGGACTCGCAGCCGCGAAGTCATGTTGCCGCTGCTGCTGTTCCCCATTTCGATTCCCGCCCTGCTGGCCATGGTGGCGGCCACCACTGCCGTTCTCACCGGCGACAGCTCTCCCTACCTGCCGCTGGTCTTCCTCGCCGTGTACGATATAGTGTTCACGATCGTCGGATTCTTCCTCTTCGAAACCGTTTTGCAGGCTGAATGA
- the ccsA gene encoding cytochrome c biogenesis protein CcsA: MKSAFSIFALATLALLSYGLYQALIVAPREVTMGDAQRIFYYHVPSAWTAFLCFFANLVASVWYLASRNPKADAVALSTAEVGVVFTTVVLVTGPIWAKPIWGIWWTWDARLTSTLVLWLIYVSYLILRRYSTAGQNPVLASVLAIFGAVDVVFVYMAIRWFRTQHPQPVIGGGEGSGIDPRMMHALLINWLGFLALAALVLYLRYRLERLRQQIEEAHAMKAIAGAARGTR; the protein is encoded by the coding sequence ATGAAATCCGCTTTTTCCATCTTCGCCCTGGCTACGCTGGCATTGTTGTCCTACGGTCTGTACCAGGCGCTAATCGTCGCGCCACGCGAAGTGACGATGGGCGATGCGCAGCGCATCTTCTACTACCATGTGCCCTCGGCATGGACCGCGTTCCTGTGCTTCTTCGCCAATCTCGTGGCTTCCGTCTGGTACCTGGCATCGCGAAATCCCAAGGCCGACGCGGTCGCTCTCTCGACGGCTGAAGTGGGCGTCGTTTTCACTACCGTCGTGCTCGTCACCGGGCCCATCTGGGCCAAGCCGATCTGGGGCATCTGGTGGACCTGGGACGCGCGCCTCACTTCCACCCTCGTTCTCTGGCTCATCTATGTCAGCTACTTGATCTTGCGCCGCTATTCGACCGCCGGCCAAAATCCTGTGCTCGCCTCCGTGCTCGCCATTTTCGGCGCCGTCGACGTGGTATTTGTTTACATGGCGATCCGCTGGTTTCGCACCCAGCATCCGCAGCCGGTCATCGGGGGGGGCGAAGGATCGGGCATCGACCCCCGCATGATGCACGCCTTGCTGATCAATTGGCTTGGATTTCTCGCGCTCGCCGCCCTGGTGCTCTATCTTCGCTATCGGCTCGAGCGGTTGCGCCAGCAAATCGAAGAAGCGCATGCCATGAAGGCCATTGCCGGCGCCGCAAGGGGGACAAGATGA